One window of Salmo salar chromosome ssa11, Ssal_v3.1, whole genome shotgun sequence genomic DNA carries:
- the cld5 gene encoding Claudin-5, with product MLSACLEFLGMGLCLLGSLLVMVACGLPMWKVTAFIDMNIVVAQTIWDGLWMSCVVQSTGHLHWLGGHSQGGLPQQICPHQDHLGQWRLRQETLCVGEERRDLRT from the exons ATGCTCTCTGCATGTCTGGAGTTCCTTGGGATGGGGTTGTGCCTACTGGGCTCGCTCCTGGTCATGGTCGCGTGCGGGCTGCCCATGTGGAAGGTGACGGCGTTCATCGATATGAATATCGTGGTAGCGCAGACCATCTGGGACGGGCTCTGGATGTCGTGCGTGGTGCAGAGCACG GGCCATCTACATTGGCTGGGCGGCCACA GCCAAGGGGGCCTACCCCAACAAATATGCCCCCACCAAGACCATCTCGGCCAATGGAGACTTCGACAAGAAACATTATGtgtaggtgaggagaggagagatttaCGCACATGA